The genomic segment TGGCCGCCTGCTTCCTGACCAACATCATCCTCGGACATTACGGCGGAAAACTCGTTTTCCACTGAACCGGGAACCGGCGTCCACGTCATCCGAAGCCACAGAGGGCATGATGGATATTCTCCGCGAATCGATCGACCGGCTGACCGAAGAGGCGAAGCAGATCGAATACGAACTCCGGGTGGTTCTCCCGAAGGAGATCAACACGGCGCTCGCGCACGGGGATATCTCGGAGAACGGCGAGTACGAAGCGGCCAAGGAGAGGCAATCCACCCTGAACGCCCGCCTGGCCCAGATCCAGAAAAGGCTCGCCGACCTCTCCCGGATCGACGTCACCGCGATCCCGAAAGACCGCGCAGGCCTCGGAAGCGAGGTGACCGTGGAAAACGCCGAAACGGGGGATGAGATCCGGTACACGCTGGTGATCCCGGAGGTCGCCGACGGGAAAAAGAACTTCGTCTCGATCGCCTCGCCGGTGGGCAGGGCCCTCCTGAACCGGAGGCCGGGCGACACGGTGACGGTGCAGGCGCCGAAAGGAACGCTGGAATTCGAGGTGACGGGAATCGTCACGTTCTTCGGCGACACCCTGGAGTAAGGGGACTACGCCAACCCGGGAAACTTCTTCCGCACCTCCTCCGCGATCCCCTTCACCTCCTCCGAACGGTGCCGCGGACAGACAAGGACCGCGTCCCCGCTCCGCACGACCACCACGTTCTCCATCCCGATCACCGCGACCACCCCCCGGTCCGCCCGGACGAGAGCGCCGCGGCAGTCCGAAAGGATCACGTTCCCGGCGGTGACGTTCTCTCCCGCCCCCAGGAATTCATGGAGGGAGCGCCAGGTGCCGATGTCGTTCCATCCAAACGCCGACGGGATGACGAGGATCCCGTCCTCCTTCTCCAGAATCCCGTAGTCGACGGAGACCGAAGGCATGCGATCGTAGGCACGGCGCAGCCGCTCCCCGAAGCCCTTCTTCCCGCCGTCTCGGACCGCCCGCTCCAGTTCCCGGTGGATCGGGGGCAGGAAGCGCGCCACCCGGTCGCGGTAGGTCGCCGCGCGGACCAGGAAGACGCCGCTGTTCCAGTAGAAGCGGCCCGTGCGGAGAAACCTCCGGGCGGTGCGCAGATCGGGTTTCTCGGTGAACCTGCGGACCAGGTAGACGCCCTTCTCCCTCCCGCGATACGCCGCCCCCCGCTCGATGTAGCCGTATCCGGTCGCGGGATGCACGGGAGCGATCCCCAGCGTGACGAACCGGCCCGTGCGCCGGGCAAGCCGGAATCCCTTCCGGAGAAACTTCCGGTAGGAGGCCGCGTCCCCCACGGCATGGTCGGCGGGAGTGGCGGCGATCACCGCGTCCGCGTCCCGGCGCTCGATGCGCGCGACGGCCAGGGCCACGGCCGGAGCGGTGTTT from the Candidatus Deferrimicrobiaceae bacterium genome contains:
- the greA gene encoding transcription elongation factor GreA — encoded protein: MMDILRESIDRLTEEAKQIEYELRVVLPKEINTALAHGDISENGEYEAAKERQSTLNARLAQIQKRLADLSRIDVTAIPKDRAGLGSEVTVENAETGDEIRYTLVIPEVADGKKNFVSIASPVGRALLNRRPGDTVTVQAPKGTLEFEVTGIVTFFGDTLE
- a CDS encoding sugar phosphate nucleotidyltransferase; amino-acid sequence: MDHAVVLAGGSGRRFWPESRIQRSKQFLDLTGAGPMIVETVRRLFPLLPRENVWVVAGEKDAPHLKSRALGIPSGNLLLEPRGRNTAPAVALAVARIERRDADAVIAATPADHAVGDAASYRKFLRKGFRLARRTGRFVTLGIAPVHPATGYGYIERGAAYRGREKGVYLVRRFTEKPDLRTARRFLRTGRFYWNSGVFLVRAATYRDRVARFLPPIHRELERAVRDGGKKGFGERLRRAYDRMPSVSVDYGILEKEDGILVIPSAFGWNDIGTWRSLHEFLGAGENVTAGNVILSDCRGALVRADRGVVAVIGMENVVVVRSGDAVLVCPRHRSEEVKGIAEEVRKKFPGLA